From a region of the Mauremys mutica isolate MM-2020 ecotype Southern chromosome 12, ASM2049712v1, whole genome shotgun sequence genome:
- the LOC123346400 gene encoding bromodomain-containing protein 2-like isoform X4, with product MDMGTIKRRLENSFYWGAAECMQDFNTMFTNCYIYNKPTDDIVLMAQTLEKIFLQKVAQMPAEEQEIVITVAKNSHKKGASRAAALLAGAVTAAHQVPAVSSVSHASLYTPSAEIPTTVLSIPHPSVISAPLLKSLHSAACQPVLAVPAPTQPVAKKKGVKRKADTTTPTTTAIIATSGESSPSATLLEPKAAKIPTRRESGRPIKPPKKDLPDSQQHQTSKKGKLSEQLKYCNGILKDLVSKKHAAYAWPFYKPVDASALGLHDYHEIIKCPMDLSTVKRKMENRDYHDAQEFAADVRLMFSNCYKYNPPDHDVVAMARKLQDVFEFSYAKMPDEPLDTNPPSAGLSGALSKSSSEESSSDDEDEDEDEDEDDEESSSESSSESEESSDSEEERANRLAELQEQLRAVHEQLAALSQGPVSKPKKKRERKEKKRKKKSEKHKGRGGDEEARARQAQLKKAKKAGGSSGGTSGSSSSSITKNSSKVSKAALPAPPVLYDSEEEEESKPMTYDEKRQLSLDINKLPGEKLGRVVHIIQSREPSLRDSNPEEIEIDFETLKPSTLRELERYVLSCLRKKPRKPYSETMKKPVGKTKEELALEKKRELEKRLQDVSGQLNSTKKPPKKANEKPESAQQVPVSRLSASSSSSDSSSSSSSSSSSDTSDSDSG from the exons ATGGACATGGGGACCATCAAGCGGCGTCTGGAGAACAGCTTTTACTGGGGGGCGGCGGAGTGCATGCAGGACTTCAACACCATGTTCACCAACTGTTACATCTACAACAAG CCCACGGATGACATTGTGCTGATGGCCCAGACCCTGGAGAAGATTTTCCTGCAGAAAGTGGCTCAGATGCCTGCAGAGGAGCAGGAGATTGTCATCACCGTGGCCAAGAACAGCCACAAGAAGGGGGCTTCCCGGGCGGCAG CTCTCCTGGCAGGAGCAGTCACTGCAGCTCACCAAGTGCCCGCAGTCTCCTCGGTCTCGCACGCCTCGCTCTACACCCCAAGCGCTGAGATCCCCACCACTGTGCTCAGTATCCCCCACCCCTCGGTGATCTCGGCACCGCTTCTCAAATCACTGCACTCCGCTGCCTGCCAGCCAGTGCTGGCTGTGCCCGCGCCCACGCAGCCCGTGGCCAAG aagaAGGGTGTGAAGCGAAAAGCggacaccaccacccccaccaccacagccATCATCGCCACCAGTGGGGAGTCGTCCCCGTCGGCCACCCTTCTGGAGCCCAAAGCGGCCAAGATCCCCACCCGGCGGGAGAGCGGGCGCCCCATCAAGCCCCCCAAGAAGGACCTGCCCGACTCGCAGCAGCACCAGACCTCCAAGAAGGGCAAGCTGTCCGAGCAGCTCAAGTATTGCAACGGCATCCTCAAGGACCTGGTGTCCAAGAAGCACGCGGCCTACGCCTGGCCCTTCTACAAGCCCGTCGACGCCTCGGCCCTGGGGCTGCACGACTACCACGAGATCATCAAGTGCCCCATGGACCTCAGCACCGTCAAG CGGAAGATGGAGAACCGGGATTACCACGACGCGCAGGAATTTGCTGCCGACGTCCGGTTAATGTTCTCCAACTGCTACAAGTACAACCCGCCCGACCACGACGTCGTGGCCATGGCTCGCAAGCTGCAG GACgtgttcgagttcagctatgccaAGATGCCGGACGAGCCCCTGGACACCAACCCGCCGTCAGCCGGGCTGTCTGGAGCCCTCTCCAAATCCTCCTCCGAGGAGTCGTCCAGCGACGACGAGGATGAGGACGAAGATGAGGATGAGGACGACGAGGAGAGCAGCAGCGAGAGTTCGTCGGAGAGCGAGGAGAGCTCCGACTCGGAGGAGGAGCGCGCCAACCGGCTGGcggagctgcaggagcag ctgagGGCAGTGCATGAGCAGCTGGCCGCCTTGTCGCAGGGCCCGGTCTCCAAGCCCAAAAAGAAGCgggagaggaaggagaagaaaaggaagaagaaatcGGAGAAGCACAAGGGCCGGGGAGGCGATGAGGAGGCGCGGGCACGCCAGGCCCAGCTGAAGAAGGCCAagaaggcagggggcagcagtggaGGGACCagcgggagcagcagcagcagcatcaccaA gaatTCCAGTAAGGTGTCGAAGGCGGCGCTGCCGGCACCCCCCGTGCTCTACGACtcggaagaggaggaggagagcaagCCCATGACCTACGACGAGAAGCGCCAGCTCAGCCTGGACATCAACAAGCTGccgggggagaagctggggcggGTGGTGCACATCATCCAGTCGCGGGAGCCCTCGCTGCGCGACTCCAACCCCGAGGAGATCGAGATCGACTTCGAGACCCTCAAGCCCTCCACCCTGCGGGAGCTGGAGCGCTACGTGCTGTCCTGCCTGCGCAAGAAGCCGCGCAAGCCCTACAGCGAGA CCATGAAGAAGCCGGTGGGGAAGACGAAGGAGGAGCTGGCGCTGGAGAAGAAACGGGAGCTGGAGAAGCGGCTGCAGGACGTGAGCGGCCAGCTCAACTCCACCAAGAAGCCCCCCAAGAagg CCAACGAGAAGCCGGAGTCTGCCCAGCAGGTGCCCGTGTCGCGGCTCAGcgccagcagctccagctccgactccagcagcagcagctccagctcctcgtCCTCGGACACCAGCGACTCGGATTCCGGCTAG
- the LOC123346400 gene encoding bromodomain-containing protein 2-like isoform X2 produces the protein MGLATESTPGKRIRKPSLLYEGFESPTMASVPALHLPQVNPPPPEVSNPKKPGRVTNQLQYLHKVVMKALWKHQFAWPFRQPVDAVKLGLPDYHKIIKQPMDMGTIKRRLENSFYWGAAECMQDFNTMFTNCYIYNKPTDDIVLMAQTLEKIFLQKVAQMPAEEQEIVITVAKNSHKKGASRAAALLAGAVTAAHQVPAVSSVSHASLYTPSAEIPTTVLSIPHPSVISAPLLKSLHSAACQPVLAVPAPTQPVAKKKGVKRKADTTTPTTTAIIATSGESSPSATLLEPKAAKIPTRRESGRPIKPPKKDLPDSQQHQTSKKGKLSEQLKYCNGILKDLVSKKHAAYAWPFYKPVDASALGLHDYHEIIKCPMDLSTVKRKMENRDYHDAQEFAADVRLMFSNCYKYNPPDHDVVAMARKLQDVFEFSYAKMPDEPLDTNPPSAGLSGALSKSSSEESSSDDEDEDEDEDEDDEESSSESSSESEESSDSEEERANRLAELQEQLRAVHEQLAALSQGPVSKPKKKRERKEKKRKKKSEKHKGRGGDEEARARQAQLKKAKKAGGSSGGTSGSSSSSITKNSSKVSKAALPAPPVLYDSEEEEESKPMTYDEKRQLSLDINKLPGEKLGRVVHIIQSREPSLRDSNPEEIEIDFETLKPSTLRELERYVLSCLRKKPRKPYSETMKKPVGKTKEELALEKKRELEKRLQDVSGQLNSTKKPPKKANEKPESAQQVPVSRLSASSSSSDSSSSSSSSSSSDTSDSDSG, from the exons ATGGGCCTGGCGACGGAGTCGACCCCAGGCAAGCGGATCCGCAAGCCGTCACTGCTCTACGAGGGTTTCGAGAGCCCCACCATGGCGTCGgtgccagccctgcacctgcctCAGGTGAACCCTCCACCACCGGAGGTGTCCAACCCCAAAAAGCCAGGCAGGGTCACCAACCAACTGCAGTATCTCCACAAGGTGGTGATGAAGGCCCTGTGGAAACATCAGTTCGCCTGGCCCTTCCGCCAGCCTGTCGATGCTGTCAAGCTGGGCCTGCCG GATTATCACAAGATCATCAAGCAGCCCATGGACATGGGGACCATCAAGCGGCGTCTGGAGAACAGCTTTTACTGGGGGGCGGCGGAGTGCATGCAGGACTTCAACACCATGTTCACCAACTGTTACATCTACAACAAG CCCACGGATGACATTGTGCTGATGGCCCAGACCCTGGAGAAGATTTTCCTGCAGAAAGTGGCTCAGATGCCTGCAGAGGAGCAGGAGATTGTCATCACCGTGGCCAAGAACAGCCACAAGAAGGGGGCTTCCCGGGCGGCAG CTCTCCTGGCAGGAGCAGTCACTGCAGCTCACCAAGTGCCCGCAGTCTCCTCGGTCTCGCACGCCTCGCTCTACACCCCAAGCGCTGAGATCCCCACCACTGTGCTCAGTATCCCCCACCCCTCGGTGATCTCGGCACCGCTTCTCAAATCACTGCACTCCGCTGCCTGCCAGCCAGTGCTGGCTGTGCCCGCGCCCACGCAGCCCGTGGCCAAG aagaAGGGTGTGAAGCGAAAAGCggacaccaccacccccaccaccacagccATCATCGCCACCAGTGGGGAGTCGTCCCCGTCGGCCACCCTTCTGGAGCCCAAAGCGGCCAAGATCCCCACCCGGCGGGAGAGCGGGCGCCCCATCAAGCCCCCCAAGAAGGACCTGCCCGACTCGCAGCAGCACCAGACCTCCAAGAAGGGCAAGCTGTCCGAGCAGCTCAAGTATTGCAACGGCATCCTCAAGGACCTGGTGTCCAAGAAGCACGCGGCCTACGCCTGGCCCTTCTACAAGCCCGTCGACGCCTCGGCCCTGGGGCTGCACGACTACCACGAGATCATCAAGTGCCCCATGGACCTCAGCACCGTCAAG CGGAAGATGGAGAACCGGGATTACCACGACGCGCAGGAATTTGCTGCCGACGTCCGGTTAATGTTCTCCAACTGCTACAAGTACAACCCGCCCGACCACGACGTCGTGGCCATGGCTCGCAAGCTGCAG GACgtgttcgagttcagctatgccaAGATGCCGGACGAGCCCCTGGACACCAACCCGCCGTCAGCCGGGCTGTCTGGAGCCCTCTCCAAATCCTCCTCCGAGGAGTCGTCCAGCGACGACGAGGATGAGGACGAAGATGAGGATGAGGACGACGAGGAGAGCAGCAGCGAGAGTTCGTCGGAGAGCGAGGAGAGCTCCGACTCGGAGGAGGAGCGCGCCAACCGGCTGGcggagctgcaggagcag ctgagGGCAGTGCATGAGCAGCTGGCCGCCTTGTCGCAGGGCCCGGTCTCCAAGCCCAAAAAGAAGCgggagaggaaggagaagaaaaggaagaagaaatcGGAGAAGCACAAGGGCCGGGGAGGCGATGAGGAGGCGCGGGCACGCCAGGCCCAGCTGAAGAAGGCCAagaaggcagggggcagcagtggaGGGACCagcgggagcagcagcagcagcatcaccaA gaatTCCAGTAAGGTGTCGAAGGCGGCGCTGCCGGCACCCCCCGTGCTCTACGACtcggaagaggaggaggagagcaagCCCATGACCTACGACGAGAAGCGCCAGCTCAGCCTGGACATCAACAAGCTGccgggggagaagctggggcggGTGGTGCACATCATCCAGTCGCGGGAGCCCTCGCTGCGCGACTCCAACCCCGAGGAGATCGAGATCGACTTCGAGACCCTCAAGCCCTCCACCCTGCGGGAGCTGGAGCGCTACGTGCTGTCCTGCCTGCGCAAGAAGCCGCGCAAGCCCTACAGCGAGA CCATGAAGAAGCCGGTGGGGAAGACGAAGGAGGAGCTGGCGCTGGAGAAGAAACGGGAGCTGGAGAAGCGGCTGCAGGACGTGAGCGGCCAGCTCAACTCCACCAAGAAGCCCCCCAAGAagg CCAACGAGAAGCCGGAGTCTGCCCAGCAGGTGCCCGTGTCGCGGCTCAGcgccagcagctccagctccgactccagcagcagcagctccagctcctcgtCCTCGGACACCAGCGACTCGGATTCCGGCTAG
- the LOC123346400 gene encoding bromodomain-containing protein 2-like isoform X1 yields MLQNVNPHNKILGEGSTGLMGLATESTPGKRIRKPSLLYEGFESPTMASVPALHLPQVNPPPPEVSNPKKPGRVTNQLQYLHKVVMKALWKHQFAWPFRQPVDAVKLGLPDYHKIIKQPMDMGTIKRRLENSFYWGAAECMQDFNTMFTNCYIYNKPTDDIVLMAQTLEKIFLQKVAQMPAEEQEIVITVAKNSHKKGASRAAALLAGAVTAAHQVPAVSSVSHASLYTPSAEIPTTVLSIPHPSVISAPLLKSLHSAACQPVLAVPAPTQPVAKKKGVKRKADTTTPTTTAIIATSGESSPSATLLEPKAAKIPTRRESGRPIKPPKKDLPDSQQHQTSKKGKLSEQLKYCNGILKDLVSKKHAAYAWPFYKPVDASALGLHDYHEIIKCPMDLSTVKRKMENRDYHDAQEFAADVRLMFSNCYKYNPPDHDVVAMARKLQDVFEFSYAKMPDEPLDTNPPSAGLSGALSKSSSEESSSDDEDEDEDEDEDDEESSSESSSESEESSDSEEERANRLAELQEQLRAVHEQLAALSQGPVSKPKKKRERKEKKRKKKSEKHKGRGGDEEARARQAQLKKAKKAGGSSGGTSGSSSSSITKNSSKVSKAALPAPPVLYDSEEEEESKPMTYDEKRQLSLDINKLPGEKLGRVVHIIQSREPSLRDSNPEEIEIDFETLKPSTLRELERYVLSCLRKKPRKPYSETMKKPVGKTKEELALEKKRELEKRLQDVSGQLNSTKKPPKKANEKPESAQQVPVSRLSASSSSSDSSSSSSSSSSSDTSDSDSG; encoded by the exons ATGTTGCAGAATGTGAATCCCCACAACAA GATTTTGGGGGAGGGCAGTACTGGGCTCATGGGCCTGGCGACGGAGTCGACCCCAGGCAAGCGGATCCGCAAGCCGTCACTGCTCTACGAGGGTTTCGAGAGCCCCACCATGGCGTCGgtgccagccctgcacctgcctCAGGTGAACCCTCCACCACCGGAGGTGTCCAACCCCAAAAAGCCAGGCAGGGTCACCAACCAACTGCAGTATCTCCACAAGGTGGTGATGAAGGCCCTGTGGAAACATCAGTTCGCCTGGCCCTTCCGCCAGCCTGTCGATGCTGTCAAGCTGGGCCTGCCG GATTATCACAAGATCATCAAGCAGCCCATGGACATGGGGACCATCAAGCGGCGTCTGGAGAACAGCTTTTACTGGGGGGCGGCGGAGTGCATGCAGGACTTCAACACCATGTTCACCAACTGTTACATCTACAACAAG CCCACGGATGACATTGTGCTGATGGCCCAGACCCTGGAGAAGATTTTCCTGCAGAAAGTGGCTCAGATGCCTGCAGAGGAGCAGGAGATTGTCATCACCGTGGCCAAGAACAGCCACAAGAAGGGGGCTTCCCGGGCGGCAG CTCTCCTGGCAGGAGCAGTCACTGCAGCTCACCAAGTGCCCGCAGTCTCCTCGGTCTCGCACGCCTCGCTCTACACCCCAAGCGCTGAGATCCCCACCACTGTGCTCAGTATCCCCCACCCCTCGGTGATCTCGGCACCGCTTCTCAAATCACTGCACTCCGCTGCCTGCCAGCCAGTGCTGGCTGTGCCCGCGCCCACGCAGCCCGTGGCCAAG aagaAGGGTGTGAAGCGAAAAGCggacaccaccacccccaccaccacagccATCATCGCCACCAGTGGGGAGTCGTCCCCGTCGGCCACCCTTCTGGAGCCCAAAGCGGCCAAGATCCCCACCCGGCGGGAGAGCGGGCGCCCCATCAAGCCCCCCAAGAAGGACCTGCCCGACTCGCAGCAGCACCAGACCTCCAAGAAGGGCAAGCTGTCCGAGCAGCTCAAGTATTGCAACGGCATCCTCAAGGACCTGGTGTCCAAGAAGCACGCGGCCTACGCCTGGCCCTTCTACAAGCCCGTCGACGCCTCGGCCCTGGGGCTGCACGACTACCACGAGATCATCAAGTGCCCCATGGACCTCAGCACCGTCAAG CGGAAGATGGAGAACCGGGATTACCACGACGCGCAGGAATTTGCTGCCGACGTCCGGTTAATGTTCTCCAACTGCTACAAGTACAACCCGCCCGACCACGACGTCGTGGCCATGGCTCGCAAGCTGCAG GACgtgttcgagttcagctatgccaAGATGCCGGACGAGCCCCTGGACACCAACCCGCCGTCAGCCGGGCTGTCTGGAGCCCTCTCCAAATCCTCCTCCGAGGAGTCGTCCAGCGACGACGAGGATGAGGACGAAGATGAGGATGAGGACGACGAGGAGAGCAGCAGCGAGAGTTCGTCGGAGAGCGAGGAGAGCTCCGACTCGGAGGAGGAGCGCGCCAACCGGCTGGcggagctgcaggagcag ctgagGGCAGTGCATGAGCAGCTGGCCGCCTTGTCGCAGGGCCCGGTCTCCAAGCCCAAAAAGAAGCgggagaggaaggagaagaaaaggaagaagaaatcGGAGAAGCACAAGGGCCGGGGAGGCGATGAGGAGGCGCGGGCACGCCAGGCCCAGCTGAAGAAGGCCAagaaggcagggggcagcagtggaGGGACCagcgggagcagcagcagcagcatcaccaA gaatTCCAGTAAGGTGTCGAAGGCGGCGCTGCCGGCACCCCCCGTGCTCTACGACtcggaagaggaggaggagagcaagCCCATGACCTACGACGAGAAGCGCCAGCTCAGCCTGGACATCAACAAGCTGccgggggagaagctggggcggGTGGTGCACATCATCCAGTCGCGGGAGCCCTCGCTGCGCGACTCCAACCCCGAGGAGATCGAGATCGACTTCGAGACCCTCAAGCCCTCCACCCTGCGGGAGCTGGAGCGCTACGTGCTGTCCTGCCTGCGCAAGAAGCCGCGCAAGCCCTACAGCGAGA CCATGAAGAAGCCGGTGGGGAAGACGAAGGAGGAGCTGGCGCTGGAGAAGAAACGGGAGCTGGAGAAGCGGCTGCAGGACGTGAGCGGCCAGCTCAACTCCACCAAGAAGCCCCCCAAGAagg CCAACGAGAAGCCGGAGTCTGCCCAGCAGGTGCCCGTGTCGCGGCTCAGcgccagcagctccagctccgactccagcagcagcagctccagctcctcgtCCTCGGACACCAGCGACTCGGATTCCGGCTAG
- the LOC123346400 gene encoding bromodomain-containing protein 2-like isoform X3: MLQNVNPHNKILGEGSTGLMGLATESTPGKRIRKPSLLYEGFESPTMASVPALHLPQDYHKIIKQPMDMGTIKRRLENSFYWGAAECMQDFNTMFTNCYIYNKPTDDIVLMAQTLEKIFLQKVAQMPAEEQEIVITVAKNSHKKGASRAAALLAGAVTAAHQVPAVSSVSHASLYTPSAEIPTTVLSIPHPSVISAPLLKSLHSAACQPVLAVPAPTQPVAKKKGVKRKADTTTPTTTAIIATSGESSPSATLLEPKAAKIPTRRESGRPIKPPKKDLPDSQQHQTSKKGKLSEQLKYCNGILKDLVSKKHAAYAWPFYKPVDASALGLHDYHEIIKCPMDLSTVKRKMENRDYHDAQEFAADVRLMFSNCYKYNPPDHDVVAMARKLQDVFEFSYAKMPDEPLDTNPPSAGLSGALSKSSSEESSSDDEDEDEDEDEDDEESSSESSSESEESSDSEEERANRLAELQEQLRAVHEQLAALSQGPVSKPKKKRERKEKKRKKKSEKHKGRGGDEEARARQAQLKKAKKAGGSSGGTSGSSSSSITKNSSKVSKAALPAPPVLYDSEEEEESKPMTYDEKRQLSLDINKLPGEKLGRVVHIIQSREPSLRDSNPEEIEIDFETLKPSTLRELERYVLSCLRKKPRKPYSETMKKPVGKTKEELALEKKRELEKRLQDVSGQLNSTKKPPKKANEKPESAQQVPVSRLSASSSSSDSSSSSSSSSSSDTSDSDSG, encoded by the exons ATGTTGCAGAATGTGAATCCCCACAACAA GATTTTGGGGGAGGGCAGTACTGGGCTCATGGGCCTGGCGACGGAGTCGACCCCAGGCAAGCGGATCCGCAAGCCGTCACTGCTCTACGAGGGTTTCGAGAGCCCCACCATGGCGTCGgtgccagccctgcacctgcctCAG GATTATCACAAGATCATCAAGCAGCCCATGGACATGGGGACCATCAAGCGGCGTCTGGAGAACAGCTTTTACTGGGGGGCGGCGGAGTGCATGCAGGACTTCAACACCATGTTCACCAACTGTTACATCTACAACAAG CCCACGGATGACATTGTGCTGATGGCCCAGACCCTGGAGAAGATTTTCCTGCAGAAAGTGGCTCAGATGCCTGCAGAGGAGCAGGAGATTGTCATCACCGTGGCCAAGAACAGCCACAAGAAGGGGGCTTCCCGGGCGGCAG CTCTCCTGGCAGGAGCAGTCACTGCAGCTCACCAAGTGCCCGCAGTCTCCTCGGTCTCGCACGCCTCGCTCTACACCCCAAGCGCTGAGATCCCCACCACTGTGCTCAGTATCCCCCACCCCTCGGTGATCTCGGCACCGCTTCTCAAATCACTGCACTCCGCTGCCTGCCAGCCAGTGCTGGCTGTGCCCGCGCCCACGCAGCCCGTGGCCAAG aagaAGGGTGTGAAGCGAAAAGCggacaccaccacccccaccaccacagccATCATCGCCACCAGTGGGGAGTCGTCCCCGTCGGCCACCCTTCTGGAGCCCAAAGCGGCCAAGATCCCCACCCGGCGGGAGAGCGGGCGCCCCATCAAGCCCCCCAAGAAGGACCTGCCCGACTCGCAGCAGCACCAGACCTCCAAGAAGGGCAAGCTGTCCGAGCAGCTCAAGTATTGCAACGGCATCCTCAAGGACCTGGTGTCCAAGAAGCACGCGGCCTACGCCTGGCCCTTCTACAAGCCCGTCGACGCCTCGGCCCTGGGGCTGCACGACTACCACGAGATCATCAAGTGCCCCATGGACCTCAGCACCGTCAAG CGGAAGATGGAGAACCGGGATTACCACGACGCGCAGGAATTTGCTGCCGACGTCCGGTTAATGTTCTCCAACTGCTACAAGTACAACCCGCCCGACCACGACGTCGTGGCCATGGCTCGCAAGCTGCAG GACgtgttcgagttcagctatgccaAGATGCCGGACGAGCCCCTGGACACCAACCCGCCGTCAGCCGGGCTGTCTGGAGCCCTCTCCAAATCCTCCTCCGAGGAGTCGTCCAGCGACGACGAGGATGAGGACGAAGATGAGGATGAGGACGACGAGGAGAGCAGCAGCGAGAGTTCGTCGGAGAGCGAGGAGAGCTCCGACTCGGAGGAGGAGCGCGCCAACCGGCTGGcggagctgcaggagcag ctgagGGCAGTGCATGAGCAGCTGGCCGCCTTGTCGCAGGGCCCGGTCTCCAAGCCCAAAAAGAAGCgggagaggaaggagaagaaaaggaagaagaaatcGGAGAAGCACAAGGGCCGGGGAGGCGATGAGGAGGCGCGGGCACGCCAGGCCCAGCTGAAGAAGGCCAagaaggcagggggcagcagtggaGGGACCagcgggagcagcagcagcagcatcaccaA gaatTCCAGTAAGGTGTCGAAGGCGGCGCTGCCGGCACCCCCCGTGCTCTACGACtcggaagaggaggaggagagcaagCCCATGACCTACGACGAGAAGCGCCAGCTCAGCCTGGACATCAACAAGCTGccgggggagaagctggggcggGTGGTGCACATCATCCAGTCGCGGGAGCCCTCGCTGCGCGACTCCAACCCCGAGGAGATCGAGATCGACTTCGAGACCCTCAAGCCCTCCACCCTGCGGGAGCTGGAGCGCTACGTGCTGTCCTGCCTGCGCAAGAAGCCGCGCAAGCCCTACAGCGAGA CCATGAAGAAGCCGGTGGGGAAGACGAAGGAGGAGCTGGCGCTGGAGAAGAAACGGGAGCTGGAGAAGCGGCTGCAGGACGTGAGCGGCCAGCTCAACTCCACCAAGAAGCCCCCCAAGAagg CCAACGAGAAGCCGGAGTCTGCCCAGCAGGTGCCCGTGTCGCGGCTCAGcgccagcagctccagctccgactccagcagcagcagctccagctcctcgtCCTCGGACACCAGCGACTCGGATTCCGGCTAG